One stretch of Sphingomonas sp. HF-S4 DNA includes these proteins:
- a CDS encoding quinone-dependent dihydroorotate dehydrogenase, whose amino-acid sequence MAYPLRSALFALDAETAHRASIAALRAWGALGVPFAPRGDSRVVRVAGIDFPNRVGLAAGMDKNAEAVAGLFGLGFGAVEVGTLTLRPQPGNPKPRLFRLAEDAAVINRMGFNNDGIDAALAQIAAMPGRAGVLGINVGANKDSTDRVADYAECVRKAAHFGDYLTINVSSPNTPGLRDLQSRPALDELLAACDAARGSTPLFLKIAPDLDRAGIEGAVRAAIDNRIDALIVSNTTISRPALQSKHAGEAGGLSGAPLRELALAKLIEAREASGGALPLISAGGIDGPDEAKRRIDAGAALVQIYSALVYRGPGLARAIARALT is encoded by the coding sequence ATGGCCTATCCGCTCCGTTCCGCCCTGTTCGCCCTCGATGCCGAGACCGCCCATCGCGCGTCGATCGCCGCGCTGCGTGCCTGGGGAGCGCTGGGCGTGCCCTTTGCCCCGCGCGGCGACTCGCGGGTGGTGCGCGTGGCGGGGATCGACTTTCCCAACCGGGTCGGGCTCGCCGCGGGAATGGACAAGAATGCCGAGGCGGTGGCGGGACTGTTCGGACTCGGATTCGGGGCGGTGGAGGTAGGAACGCTGACGCTGCGGCCGCAGCCGGGCAACCCCAAGCCGCGGCTTTTTCGGCTCGCCGAGGACGCGGCGGTGATCAACCGGATGGGGTTCAACAATGACGGGATCGACGCGGCGCTGGCGCAGATCGCGGCGATGCCCGGGCGCGCGGGGGTGCTGGGGATCAATGTGGGGGCGAACAAGGATTCGACCGATCGCGTTGCCGATTATGCCGAATGTGTGCGGAAAGCGGCGCATTTTGGCGATTATCTGACGATCAATGTCAGCTCTCCCAACACGCCGGGGTTGCGCGATCTCCAGTCGCGGCCTGCGCTCGACGAATTGCTTGCGGCCTGCGACGCGGCGCGGGGCAGCACGCCGCTGTTCCTGAAAATCGCGCCCGACCTCGACCGGGCAGGGATCGAAGGCGCGGTGCGCGCGGCGATCGACAATCGGATCGACGCGTTGATCGTGTCGAATACCACGATCTCGCGGCCTGCATTGCAGTCGAAGCATGCGGGCGAGGCCGGCGGGCTTTCGGGAGCACCGCTGCGCGAACTGGCACTGGCCAAGCTGATCGAGGCGCGCGAGGCGAGCGGCGGGGCACTGCCGCTGATCTCGGCAGGCGGGATCGACGGGCCCGACGAAGCCAAGCGGCGGATCGATGCCGGCGCGGCGCTCGTCCAGATCTACAGCGCCTTGGTCTATCGCGGTCCCGGGCTGGCGCGGGCGATCGCGCGCGCGCTGACGTAG
- a CDS encoding DUF6597 domain-containing transcriptional factor: protein MRGATNRKPAVRDVSENAPAPSIEVVPAKGRLLPHVESYYLFRWEGEGEIERAERIDLGHIRFLIRGEGEMTFPDGHVEKLKPIMVAGPGTAAATYKMRGPVLCFGVVLRAIGWKALIGIPAHKVTDHIIDGEKLFCERAPRLLEQLRGMTELDEMISAIAPQLIMRQEEVKPVPEAHFPFLSAVREWAARADPTIDALYATIEANSGLGERQVQRLCLEYFGGPPTKLKRKFRAIRAAMQIFQGAPLSDVLDPFSDQSHMINEVKHFTGYTPTNIRGNTDPALALTLKNEGLHFLPEVIPEPVDLRAA, encoded by the coding sequence ATGCGGGGCGCAACCAACAGAAAGCCGGCCGTTCGCGACGTCAGCGAAAACGCGCCTGCACCGTCGATCGAAGTCGTCCCCGCCAAGGGCCGGCTGCTGCCGCACGTCGAATCCTATTATCTGTTCCGCTGGGAAGGCGAGGGCGAGATCGAGCGCGCCGAGCGGATCGACTTGGGCCATATCCGCTTCCTGATCCGCGGCGAGGGAGAGATGACCTTCCCCGACGGCCATGTCGAGAAGCTCAAGCCGATCATGGTTGCGGGTCCCGGCACCGCCGCCGCCACGTACAAGATGCGCGGGCCCGTCCTCTGCTTCGGCGTGGTGCTGCGCGCGATCGGCTGGAAGGCGCTGATCGGCATCCCCGCGCACAAGGTTACCGATCACATCATCGACGGCGAGAAATTGTTCTGCGAGCGCGCGCCGAGGCTGCTCGAGCAATTGCGCGGAATGACCGAGCTCGACGAGATGATCTCGGCGATCGCGCCGCAGTTAATCATGCGGCAGGAGGAAGTGAAGCCCGTTCCCGAGGCGCATTTCCCCTTCCTAAGCGCGGTGCGCGAATGGGCCGCGCGCGCCGATCCGACGATCGACGCGCTCTATGCCACGATCGAAGCCAATTCGGGGCTCGGCGAGCGCCAGGTCCAGCGGCTGTGCCTCGAATATTTCGGCGGCCCGCCGACAAAGCTCAAGCGCAAGTTCCGCGCGATCCGCGCCGCGATGCAGATCTTCCAGGGCGCGCCGCTCTCCGACGTGCTCGATCCCTTCTCCGATCAGTCGCACATGATCAACGAGGTCAAGCACTTCACTGGCTACACGCCGACCAATATCCGCGGCAACACCGATCCCGCGCTCGCGCTGACGCTCAAGAACGAAGGACTGCACTTCCTGCCCGAAGTCATTCCCGAACCGGTTGACCTTCGCGCTGCTTGA